From Haloarcula sp. CBA1127, a single genomic window includes:
- a CDS encoding archaea-specific SMC-related protein, with translation MPESKQGSSVAHFDVTNIGGIDETTVDIPPGVTVLTGKNATNRTSFLQSIMAAMGSTQATLKGDADGGSVALTYGDEVYERTLTRAGDAVQFDGDGYLDDPEVADLFAFLLETNEARRSVARGDDLREIIMRPVDIDAIRSEVEQLEAEKGDINDELATVESRQRDLPDLEQRRTELREQIEEKREELAEREEEIDNSSRDIEESRQEQDVLEEKLDELRSTRSDLESVRRDIEAQEESISSLKRERSDLEDELDELPETPMGDQQHLEDEIASLRDQRQRLNSEISDLQSLIQYNEERLEEEDYDVIQSLEDAPEGSDGDVTEQLLEGEDEESVVCWTCGSTVDREQIEDTVDRLQDLRRQKVEDLNDIKSELDDLKTDQREAEKKQRRRENVERKIRETETEIERREEQITSLKERREELTDDVESLEDEVDNLESEDFDEILSLHREANQLEFEIDSLESDLDDVSAEIEEIEELVNRADDLREERDALVDELTDKRTKIDQIEANAVDEFNEHMDAILGILEYENLERIWIERVEQTVREGRQKVDRTVFELHIVRTTENGAAYEDTIEHLSESEREVTGLIFALAGYLVHDLHESVPFMLLDSLEAIDSARIAELVEYFADYAEHLVVALLPEDAQALDNDFNRITSI, from the coding sequence ATGCCAGAATCAAAGCAAGGATCTAGTGTCGCCCATTTCGATGTAACCAACATCGGTGGGATCGACGAGACAACAGTCGATATTCCACCGGGCGTGACGGTGCTGACGGGGAAAAACGCCACAAACCGGACGTCGTTTCTGCAGTCTATTATGGCGGCGATGGGGAGTACGCAGGCCACGCTGAAAGGCGACGCCGACGGAGGGAGCGTTGCCCTCACTTACGGGGATGAGGTGTACGAACGGACGCTCACGCGAGCGGGGGACGCTGTTCAGTTCGACGGCGACGGATATCTTGACGACCCCGAGGTCGCCGACCTGTTCGCGTTCCTCCTCGAAACCAACGAGGCGCGCCGGTCAGTGGCTCGCGGCGACGACCTCCGCGAGATCATCATGCGGCCGGTCGACATCGACGCGATCCGTTCGGAAGTCGAACAGTTGGAAGCGGAGAAAGGCGACATCAACGACGAACTCGCCACGGTCGAGTCCCGCCAACGCGACCTTCCGGATCTCGAACAGCGCCGGACCGAACTCCGCGAGCAGATCGAAGAGAAACGCGAGGAACTGGCCGAGCGGGAAGAAGAGATCGACAACAGCAGTCGAGATATCGAGGAGAGCCGTCAGGAACAGGATGTCCTCGAAGAGAAACTCGACGAACTCCGTTCGACGCGGTCGGACCTCGAATCCGTCCGTCGAGATATCGAGGCACAGGAGGAGAGCATCTCCTCGCTGAAACGCGAACGGTCCGACCTCGAAGACGAGCTGGACGAACTGCCGGAGACGCCGATGGGCGACCAGCAGCACCTCGAAGACGAGATCGCAAGCCTGCGCGACCAGCGCCAGCGGCTGAACAGCGAGATCTCCGATCTCCAGAGCCTCATCCAGTACAACGAGGAACGGCTCGAAGAGGAAGACTACGACGTCATCCAGTCGCTCGAAGACGCGCCCGAGGGTTCAGACGGCGATGTCACGGAACAACTCCTCGAAGGCGAGGACGAGGAATCCGTCGTGTGCTGGACGTGTGGCTCGACGGTCGACCGCGAGCAGATCGAAGACACCGTCGACCGCCTGCAGGACCTCCGCCGGCAGAAGGTCGAGGACCTCAACGACATCAAGTCGGAACTCGACGACCTCAAGACCGACCAGCGCGAGGCCGAAAAGAAGCAGCGCCGTCGCGAGAACGTCGAGCGGAAGATCCGGGAGACCGAAACGGAGATCGAACGCCGCGAAGAGCAGATCACTTCGCTGAAGGAGCGGCGCGAGGAACTGACTGATGACGTCGAGTCGCTGGAAGACGAGGTCGACAACCTCGAATCCGAGGACTTCGACGAGATCCTCTCGCTACACCGGGAGGCGAATCAGCTCGAATTCGAGATCGACAGCCTGGAATCCGACCTTGACGACGTGTCGGCCGAAATCGAAGAGATTGAGGAACTGGTCAATCGGGCCGACGACCTCCGCGAGGAACGCGACGCGCTGGTTGATGAACTCACCGACAAACGGACGAAAATCGATCAGATCGAGGCCAACGCCGTCGACGAGTTCAACGAGCACATGGACGCTATCCTCGGTATTCTGGAGTACGAGAACCTCGAACGCATCTGGATCGAGCGCGTCGAGCAGACCGTCCGCGAAGGACGCCAGAAGGTCGACCGAACGGTGTTCGAGCTCCACATCGTCCGGACCACCGAGAACGGTGCGGCGTACGAGGACACCATCGAGCACCTCAGCGAGAGCGAGCGCGAGGTGACTGGCCTCATCTTCGCCCTTGCGGGCTATCTGGTGCATGACCTCCACGAAAGCGTTCCGTTCATGCTGCTCGACTCGCTGGAAGCCATCGACTCGGCACGAATCGCCGAGCTCGTCGAGTACTTCGCTGACTACGCCGAG
- the crcB gene encoding fluoride efflux transporter CrcB — MVALESAHLVGAGGALGALCRHYLAGAVQRETFPLGTLTVNAIGSFALGLLTFAGVTGDAALLVGVGACGSFTTFSSFSVETVRLWENGYVALAALNAVGNLACALAGIGLAWGIVRIV; from the coding sequence ATGGTCGCTCTCGAATCAGCGCACCTGGTCGGGGCCGGTGGAGCGCTCGGCGCGCTCTGTCGCCACTATTTGGCGGGTGCAGTCCAACGAGAGACGTTCCCGCTCGGGACGCTCACGGTGAATGCCATCGGGAGCTTCGCTCTGGGACTGTTGACGTTCGCTGGTGTGACCGGTGACGCGGCACTACTTGTCGGTGTCGGTGCGTGCGGCTCCTTCACGACGTTTTCCTCGTTTTCGGTCGAGACGGTCCGACTGTGGGAGAACGGCTACGTGGCCCTCGCCGCGCTCAACGCTGTTGGGAACCTCGCCTGTGCGCTGGCCGGAATCGGGCTTGCCTGGGGCATCGTGCGGATCGTCTAA
- a CDS encoding CrcB family protein: MADTHPLVTVETIVLVGLGGFAGSNLRYFVGLFLPGLQGTLLVNVCGSFALGVLVYEGLQVGALASETKLAASTGFISSFTTYSTFAVGTVLTPEWAVANIVGSYALGFAGVLVGRETVRLFAGGER, encoded by the coding sequence ATGGCAGACACCCACCCACTGGTAACGGTCGAAACTATCGTCCTCGTGGGTCTGGGAGGCTTTGCCGGCTCGAACCTCCGGTACTTTGTCGGCCTCTTTTTGCCGGGATTACAGGGAACGCTGCTGGTCAATGTCTGCGGCAGTTTCGCGCTCGGCGTCCTAGTGTACGAGGGGCTGCAGGTGGGTGCGCTGGCCAGTGAAACGAAGCTGGCCGCGTCGACCGGCTTCATTTCGTCATTTACCACCTACAGCACGTTCGCGGTGGGGACCGTACTGACACCCGAGTGGGCCGTCGCGAACATCGTCGGAAGCTACGCTCTGGGGTTTGCCGGCGTCCTTGTCGGCCGTGAAACCGTCCGTCTGTTCGCCGGGGGTGAACGCTGA